The segment GTGGGCGATCATGTGGTTCAGGAACAGCCGGGCTGCTTCCCGGCCTTGGGCGGCCTCGAGCTTGGCGATGTCCTGGTTGTCGACCATTCCGTTCATGGCATGGCCGCCGGACATCCCGACGGGCTCATTCCAGTCCGTGAGCCAGCCCGTCATCTTCTCGATCTCAGGGCCTTGGGCAGCCTTGATCCTGCCGGCGAGCGCAGTCACTTGGGCAGGAATGTCGTTCTTGGTGAGCATGACGTCGCTCATCTGAACGGCCTGGGCATGGTGGGGGATCATCATCCGGGCGAACCCTGCGTCCGCGGCGTTGTGGCCTCCGGCAGAGCAGCCGGCAAGTGCGATTGCTATGGCAACGGCAAAGGTGGTCATGGTCAGGTTTTTTCTCATGGTTTTGGGGTCCTTCAATCAATCAGCCTGCAGGGGTACGGCTGCGTGGGACGCGCACAGCAAGCCCACCGCGTGGGCGGCGCGTCAGGGTGGAGTCTTGTGCAGCGGGCCGGCAGCCCGGTGCGGCTGTGGATTCTACGTGCGGCTGATGCAGAGATCGCCCGGGGAAGGACTACCCGGGCGGTGCGAATAGCCGGAGACCAGGGCGCCGGCCTCGGACGTGCCCGCAATGGCATAGGGCGGGACGCCGGTAAGGGTGCTGTTAGCGTGTTATGGCCCGGCGCAGGCACGCAAACGGTGTGCAGGGCCGACATCCCGGTGCACTTGCCCGAGCTTGTGCAGGACGGCGCCGGCGGTGAAGCCGCGGGTTGAACTGCAGCTTTGTCCGGCAGCGACGCACGTTCAGCGGCCGTGTGGACCGCATGCGACGGGCTCGCGACGGCGGCCGGGCTCACGGCGGCCGCGGCGTGCATGCTGTGGCCATCGGCCATGACATGCATCCCGACGATTCCGGC is part of the Arthrobacter ramosus genome and harbors:
- a CDS encoding DUF305 domain-containing protein; the encoded protein is MTTFAVAIAIALAGCSAGGHNAADAGFARMMIPHHAQAVQMSDVMLTKNDIPAQVTALAGRIKAAQGPEIEKMTGWLTDWNEPVGMSGGHAMNGMVDNQDIAKLEAAQGREAARLFLNHMIAHHQGAVAMAQKEGTDGMNADALKLSRDIVTAQESEIKEMQDLLSTL